ACGACTTCAAAATTTTCGTTGATGCCCTCTCCCTGTTTACTTAGCTTTTGCTTTGCTCCTTGTAGCGTATATCCTCGTTCTTTCACCAAGTGGAATATTAAGTGAAAATTATCAACATCTTTAGGTGTAAATAAACGGTTTCCTTTTTTGTTCTTTTTGGGTTTAATAATAGAAAACTCTTTTTCCCAAAAACGAATTAAAGATTGATTAACGCCAAATATTTTAGACACTTCGCCAATAGAATAATATAATTTGTCTTTAGGATGTTCCATAAGTTAATTTGAAACGTTAGCTACTGAACGGTTGGCAAGCTTAATAATTTCATCATAATCTTCAGCATTCATATTGTTAAAGAAATAATATATTGGATTTACTTTCTTATTATTTTTGTGTACTTCGTAATGTAAATGAGGTCCTGTAGAAAGACCTGTACTACCCACTGCACCAATAGTTTGCCCCCGTTTTACTTTCTGTCCTTTACGAACATTAATTTTTTGTAAATGAGCATAAACAGTCACATAACCATAACCATGATCAATTTTAATAATGTTCCCATAACCATAGTTGGAGCGCGTTGCCTGAACAACAACACCATC
This sequence is a window from Bacteroidales bacterium. Protein-coding genes within it:
- a CDS encoding MerR family transcriptional regulator, with the translated sequence MEHPKDKLYYSIGEVSKIFGVNQSLIRFWEKEFSIIKPKKNKKGNRLFTPKDVDNFHLIFHLVKERGYTLQGAKQKLSKQGEGINENFEVVKRLKDIRSFLVDLEKVL